In Providencia hangzhouensis, the DNA window TGTATCAGAGGCTGCGCTGTATCGTCATTTTCCGAGTAAAATGAAAATGTTCGATAGCCTCATTGGGTTTATTGAAGACTCATTGGTTTCGCGCATTAATCTGATTTTAAGTGATGAAAAAGATACGATAATTAGAATTAAACTAATACTAGCGCTAATACTTGGTTTTTCAGAGAAAAACCCTGGGCTAACGCGTATAATGACGGGCCACGCTCTGATGTTTGAGCAAGATAGGCTTCAAGATCGTATTAATCAATTATTTGAACGTATAGAATCGCAATTGCGACAGGTGTTAAAAGAGAAAAAAATACGTGATGGTCATGGGTTTATTCATGATGAGTCACTGCTTGCTTCTCAGTTATTAGCCTTTTGTGAAGGGATGCTCTCACGTTTTGTACGTTCTGAGTTTCGTTATCGGCCAACCGTCGAGTTTGAATCGCGCTGGCCTTTAATTCTAGCTCAGTTACAATAACCGATTGTTTA includes these proteins:
- the slmA gene encoding nucleoid occlusion factor SlmA, whose amino-acid sequence is MAEKATTQKRNRRDEILQALALMLESSDGSQRITTAKLAATVGVSEAALYRHFPSKMKMFDSLIGFIEDSLVSRINLILSDEKDTIIRIKLILALILGFSEKNPGLTRIMTGHALMFEQDRLQDRINQLFERIESQLRQVLKEKKIRDGHGFIHDESLLASQLLAFCEGMLSRFVRSEFRYRPTVEFESRWPLILAQLQ